One Candidatus Poribacteria bacterium genomic window, CCGGACGGGCGCGAGTTCGCCCTCGTTTTGCGCGTCGATTTCTCGGACACGCCGGGCGTGAGGTCGCGCGCCCAGCTCGACGGCTACCTGTTCGGCGAGGGGGTCTCGTTGGCGTCCTACTTCGCCGAGGTCTCCTACGGGAAGATGACCGTGTCGGGCGGGCCCGGTGGCGGGAGTTACCCGCGCCGCGACGCCTGGTATCGCATGCCGAAGATGATGGGGTACTACGGTGAGGGGCGGATCTTCGTCGAGCGTTATCAGGAGCTCGTGAAACACGCCTGCGACGCCGCTGACGCCGATGTGGACTTCCGCGACTACGACCGAGACGGCGACGGCATCCTGGACCACCTGATCCTGCTCCACGCGGGCAACGACGAAGCATCCAGCGGCGTTCCAGCGGACATCTGGTCGATCCTCGTGCCGGATGTCGGGAGAGCGTGGGACGGCGTGCGTGTGGATACGACCGTCGTCATCGGCGAGGAGCCGTCGTTCAAGTCTCCGCATCTGGGCGTCTGGTTCCACGAGTTCCTCCACGATTTCGGTACGCCGGAGACCTACGTCGTCGGCACGCTCATCACGGATCACGATCAGCAGTGGTGCATCATGGGGTTGTTCGGACCCTACCAGGGAAACGGGCCCGCCCGCGACGGCACGCAACCTTCGCACCTATGCGGCTATCTGAAGTGGGACCTCGACGGCATCCCCGAGAACGGACGCCACGGCTGGGTGACTCCCATCGAGCTGGACGACAACACGATCGGCTTGCAGGTTCCCGCGTTCTCCGCGCCGGAGGGGCATGATCCGCTCTACAAGGTGAACCTGCCCGGCACGCGCGGCAAAGAGTTCTTCCTGATCGAGAACCGCACAAAGCGCGGCGGCAGTTACGATCAGGATATCCCGGACGAGGGGTTGATCATCTGGCATGTCGATGAGTCCGTCGAGCGCCCGACGCTCTCCGTCGCGCGGCGGCTGTGGGTGGAGGACCCGTCGGACCCGATCCATCGGAACCTGACGACCGCCATCACGGCGGGAGCCGCCTACTCGGCGGAGGACAGCCAGACGTCCTTCACGCCTTCCACGAACCCCAACACGAACACCAACGGCGGCGCGGCGACGGGCATCTCGATCCTGAACATCGGGCCCAGCGGGCCCCGGATGACGCTCGACCTGTTCTTCGGAGACACCTACGAACCGAACGACACGGCTGCCGAGGCGTACCCCATCGTCTACGGTCAGCGCTACGACTCGTTCCTGTACGACGCGGACGACTTCGCGGACGTCTACCGACTGACCGTCGCGGCGGGCGACCGCGTGCGGATCGCCATCGCCCATGCGGGGTCGGCGAGATCGCTTCGCGCGGAGCTTCACGACGCGCGCGGTGTCGCGGCGCAGGGGCGCATGGTTCGCGCCACGGGGGACGCCCGCGAGTCGGTCGAGCTCCTCTATCGCGCGCTGTCGGACGGTTCCCTCGATCTCGTCGTGACGCCCGGCACGGGAGCCAGCCTGCCGATTGCCTATACGATCACGGTGGATCGCGACACGGAGGCGTTCGGCACGCCGCCGCGATTCGTCCAGGCGATGGCGGCGCCGAATCCCGCGCGGTACGGCGAGCCGCTCCGGTTCCGAGCCGCCTTCGCGCATCCCGGACTGGATCGCCTGCGGGTCGAGCTGTTCGATACCAGCGGGCAGCGGATCGCCGTCCGCGACATGGACCGGACCGATGCCGGCGACCTGGACATCGTCTTCGAGGGCGGAACCCGACCAGCGCCGGGCGTGTACTACGCGCTCTTCACAGCGGAGCAGTCGGGGCAGGTTTCCAAGCGGCTCGTCAAGTTCGCCGTCGAGTGATCGGAGCGTGAGATGACCGAATACCGAACGAAGGGCGAAACCCTCGTCAAGATTTGGGTTCCCGACATCGCCCAGGTCGAGGCGCAGTCGCTCCGGCAGCTCGACTCGATGGGGAACCTGCCCTTCATCTTCGACCATATCGCCGTGATGCCGGATGTGCACCTCGGCAAGGGGGCGGTCGTCGGAAGCGTCGTCCCGGCGCGGGACGCCGTCGTGCCGAACATCGTCGGCGTGGACATCGGCTGCGGGATCAGCGCGTTCCAGACGGGCATCTCGCGCGAAGTCGTGCAGGAGGCATCGCCCGACGGCTCGCCGCGAGGCTTCTGGAAGCGCTGGGAGAACCAGGTCAGCCGCGACGTGCCCACGGGGTTCCACCAGCACAAGAGCCCTCGCGAGTGGCACGGGCTGAACACGACGCTCCGCGCCGCGCCGCTGCGCCACTTCATGGACGACAAGGTTCCCCTGCAGCTCGGGACCCTCGGCGGCGGTAACCACTTCATCGAAGCGCAGTACGACGAGTCGGACGGCGTTTGGTTCATGGTGCACTCCGGGTCACGGCACACGGGGCTGCAGATCGCGGAGCACTACGACCGGATCGCGGCGACGACGCTGGGGAAGTCCAAGACGGACTATCCGGCGAACCTTGCTTATCTCCGCGCCGACGGCGACGGGTTCGACGACTACCTCCACGACATGGAATGGGCGGTGAGCTTCGCGCTGGAGAACCGCTGGCTCATGCTGGAACGCGCGGTGAGCCAGTTCGTCGAGATGGTCGGCGGCGCGGGCAAGCCCGACGTCCGGGCGAAGGGGATCAACATCCACCACAACTTCGCGCGGGTGGAGGAGCACGGCGGTCGGCGGGTCGTCGTCCATCGGAAGGGCGCGACATCGGCGCGCAAGGGCGAGGTCGGGATCGTCCCCGGCTCGATGGGAACCGAGTCCTACATCGTCCGAGGCAAGGGAAGCGCCGAGAGCTTCGAGTCGTGCTCCCACGGCGCGGGGAGGGTCATGTCGCGCACGCGCGCCCGGAAAACCATCGCGCAGAAGGACTACGAGCGCGCCCTCTCCGACACGTTCACGAAGCCGTCAGGCAGTTACATCGACGAAGCGCCGCAGTCCTACAAGGACGTGAGCGAGGTCATCCGCCACCAGACGGACCTGGTCGACGTGCTCCACCGTCTCAAGCCGATCATCACGATCAAGGGCGACTCGAAGGCAAGCATCGACTGATCCAGTGCATCTCCCGCCGGACGAACGCCCGCGCCGCATCTCCATCGGGCAGTTCGCCGTCGATTTGCGCTCGGAATGCCGCGTCCAGCACGCGCGAGAACGCAGGGCCCGGAACGTAGCCCATCGCGAGC contains:
- a CDS encoding M6 family metalloprotease domain-containing protein, which translates into the protein PDGREFALVLRVDFSDTPGVRSRAQLDGYLFGEGVSLASYFAEVSYGKMTVSGGPGGGSYPRRDAWYRMPKMMGYYGEGRIFVERYQELVKHACDAADADVDFRDYDRDGDGILDHLILLHAGNDEASSGVPADIWSILVPDVGRAWDGVRVDTTVVIGEEPSFKSPHLGVWFHEFLHDFGTPETYVVGTLITDHDQQWCIMGLFGPYQGNGPARDGTQPSHLCGYLKWDLDGIPENGRHGWVTPIELDDNTIGLQVPAFSAPEGHDPLYKVNLPGTRGKEFFLIENRTKRGGSYDQDIPDEGLIIWHVDESVERPTLSVARRLWVEDPSDPIHRNLTTAITAGAAYSAEDSQTSFTPSTNPNTNTNGGAATGISILNIGPSGPRMTLDLFFGDTYEPNDTAAEAYPIVYGQRYDSFLYDADDFADVYRLTVAAGDRVRIAIAHAGSARSLRAELHDARGVAAQGRMVRATGDARESVELLYRALSDGSLDLVVTPGTGASLPIAYTITVDRDTEAFGTPPRFVQAMAAPNPARYGEPLRFRAAFAHPGLDRLRVELFDTSGQRIAVRDMDRTDAGDLDIVFEGGTRPAPGVYYALFTAEQSGQVSKRLVKFAVE
- a CDS encoding RtcB family protein, which gives rise to MTEYRTKGETLVKIWVPDIAQVEAQSLRQLDSMGNLPFIFDHIAVMPDVHLGKGAVVGSVVPARDAVVPNIVGVDIGCGISAFQTGISREVVQEASPDGSPRGFWKRWENQVSRDVPTGFHQHKSPREWHGLNTTLRAAPLRHFMDDKVPLQLGTLGGGNHFIEAQYDESDGVWFMVHSGSRHTGLQIAEHYDRIAATTLGKSKTDYPANLAYLRADGDGFDDYLHDMEWAVSFALENRWLMLERAVSQFVEMVGGAGKPDVRAKGINIHHNFARVEEHGGRRVVVHRKGATSARKGEVGIVPGSMGTESYIVRGKGSAESFESCSHGAGRVMSRTRARKTIAQKDYERALSDTFTKPSGSYIDEAPQSYKDVSEVIRHQTDLVDVLHRLKPIITIKGDSKASID